GGTAACACACCCAACACTGGCACTTTCCAACTGCGATACGCCAGCAGCAGCAGCACAATCAGCCCTGCCGTATCCAGTATCCCGATCCACTGCGCCTCACCTTGAGTCCGCGCGGTAATCTCCACCGCGAATGCTCCGGGTCCGGTGAGTTCTAACTGAGTTGCAGTATTGACAGCCACCCGGGTGAACGCGGCCTGTACCGTATCGTAGGCGCGCTGCTGACTCGTCGGATCAAAACCAGCCGCACGCGTCTGTGCCAGCAGTAACGCACGCTGTCCAGCATGATCAAACCAGACACCATCGTGCATTGGAGGTGCCACCAGCGGCTGTAAACGCTCCGCCAGATGCACCACTTCCAGCGTTGGATCCCGGGGCAGCAGAGGTTCAACCAAGATGGCCGCCGGAGAACCCAGATCTTGTAACCGCAGCTGCAGTGCCTGCTTGAGCTGCGCGGCATCCAGCGGTGCCGCATCAAAGCTGTCAGTGAGCAGGTAACGGTATGGCAGTAATCGCGCCGGGATGGCCTCCAACCCAACATGGGTACCGTTAGCCACCAGCTCAAACACCTGGTCCTGCCCAGCCAGTATTTGGTGCAATGCCTGCGATTGCCGCGCCAGCGTGGCTGGATCACTGCCACGTAAGGACATCAACAACAGACGTGAGCCCGGCCCTTCACCCAGTTCCTCGAGTAACAGCTTTTGTGCGGGAGTATGTGCCTCGGGCATGAACTTACGCAGATCACCCGTGAGTTGCAGCCGATCAGAAAGCCACCAGGCCATGACCACTAAGAGCACCAACCACAATAAAGCGATGCCGATACGACACCCCGCACTCCAATCACGCATGATCGGTCTCCACGTTGCAGCAGGCGACACCGACACAAGCGGCAGATCGTGGCCAAGGCACCCACACATCAGACCACATGCGGTCATCGAACATGCCGGAACGGATGGAGACACACGTCCCGCAACCTGGACCAATACTGCAAGCACCCCACATCGGCACATCACCGCTCTCGTGAGCAAACCTCACGTAGAACGGCCATGACATAGCGCGACCAGTGTTGTTGTGTTATCCACCGCAGTCACCGCCTGTACTGCACCGGCCAATAAGGTACGCTGCACGTCCCCTCTGGCCGGCACACTTTCCATACAGTTCAGATCGGCACCACGTCCATACAGACGCACCTCACGCACCTGTTGCGCCAATGTTGCCTCCAGAGGGGCCAGATGCAGTTGCCAAACATCCTGTGTGCCCTCGGCACGAACACGAAAATTCCGTTCGAGCAACGCGCGGTTGCCTGACAGCAACGCACTTAATCCAGTGTACAAAGCAGCTAACTCAGGTGCGCGTGACAGATCAAAACGGCGTCGTGCCTTGCCATCGCGCTCAAGGATCACCTCGCCATTGCGCAGCGTTGTCACCTCGTGGTACGGCACGGTTACTTCGCGCACCAGGGTCTGCGCATCCAGCCAACGGTAATAGCCCTGAACCCGCAACCGGGTCTTCAATAATGCCGAGCGGTGCAATTCCAAAAACGGGATACTCACTGACACTGGGTGGGCCAGCGTCTTAAGTATCCAGGTGACATCATCCTGCTCATTTGCTGCGGTCAGCAGCAGCGGTGCGCCGCTGCACAGCAGTATCAGCATCCACGGCAAGGCACGACGCATCAGCAGCATCAGGGACATTCCAGAAATCGTAGAAGTTGAACCAGTTGTATGGCGCGTAACGTGTGTAATGTTCCAGCCTGGCGGCGTAATCGCGTATGAGCATGGCCAATGCTGGGGCACGCTGGCGACGGGGCAGTTCCAGCCCTTCGCTGAACGCTTCGAATATCAACTCGTAATGGTTACCGCCGTGGTACAAACCGAATGCCAGCACCACAGGCACCTTCAGCGCTGCAGCGATCAGCCACGGCGAGGTGGGAAACGCCGCGGTGCGTCCGAGGAACATCATCGGCAACAAAGGATCCCTCTGGGATGGGCGGTCCA
This region of Xylella taiwanensis genomic DNA includes:
- a CDS encoding LolA-related protein encodes the protein MRRALPWMLILLCSGAPLLLTAANEQDDVTWILKTLAHPVSVSIPFLELHRSALLKTRLRVQGYYRWLDAQTLVREVTVPYHEVTTLRNGEVILERDGKARRRFDLSRAPELAALYTGLSALLSGNRALLERNFRVRAEGTQDVWQLHLAPLEATLAQQVREVRLYGRGADLNCMESVPARGDVQRTLLAGAVQAVTAVDNTTTLVALCHGRST